From Gimesia panareensis, the proteins below share one genomic window:
- a CDS encoding DUF1501 domain-containing protein, whose protein sequence is MQSSSFRSSNCPGALTVHSRRGFLKQTSAGFGWLALAGLLGEQNRLHASTSPVQPHHTPRVKNVIFCFMDGGPSHVDTFDPKPALKAHEGKPIGAGAVSKRSQSSAGRVWLGSPWKFQQRGESGLWVSDLFPRLANVADELCVIRSMVGELPLHGQQNLLLHTGRIIGQAPSMGAWVSYGLGTENRNLPAYVVLNNDWVPNGGLENFGSSFLPATHQATQLRAKGVPVDNIRPSDSFSLQKRKLELLAAQDRVFADRASAASPIESAIANYETAFRMQTLIPEVSDISQEPAHIQREYGVDSTDEHQHYYATQALRARRLVEAGVRFVEITCPSFDSNNSPWDQHGLLKKNHEKNARITEQSVAALITDLKRRGMLDETLVVWAGEMGRTPHTPKVTPTCGRDHHVNGYSLFLAGGGFKPGITFGETDEFGNAVVERPLSIHDIHATILHQLGLDHEALTFRHGGRDHRLTDVHGHVIQEILS, encoded by the coding sequence ATGCAGAGTTCATCATTCCGTTCGAGCAACTGCCCGGGTGCCTTAACCGTCCACAGTCGACGTGGATTCCTGAAACAGACGAGTGCCGGTTTCGGCTGGCTGGCACTGGCTGGCCTGCTGGGTGAGCAGAACCGGCTCCACGCGTCAACCAGCCCGGTACAGCCCCATCACACGCCTCGCGTCAAGAATGTGATTTTCTGCTTTATGGATGGCGGGCCAAGTCATGTGGATACTTTCGATCCGAAGCCGGCCCTGAAAGCGCACGAAGGAAAACCGATTGGGGCAGGGGCCGTCTCTAAACGCTCGCAATCCAGTGCGGGTCGCGTCTGGCTGGGAAGCCCCTGGAAATTCCAACAGCGGGGCGAAAGCGGGTTATGGGTCAGTGATCTGTTTCCGCGTCTGGCGAACGTGGCGGACGAACTGTGCGTCATACGTTCCATGGTGGGAGAACTGCCCCTGCACGGACAGCAGAATCTGCTGCTGCACACGGGACGGATTATCGGACAGGCACCAAGCATGGGAGCCTGGGTTTCCTATGGTCTGGGAACCGAAAACCGGAATCTGCCGGCCTACGTGGTGTTGAATAATGACTGGGTTCCCAATGGGGGACTGGAAAATTTTGGCAGTTCGTTTCTCCCTGCCACGCACCAGGCGACGCAACTGCGTGCTAAAGGGGTGCCCGTCGATAATATTCGGCCGAGTGACTCATTCTCCCTGCAGAAACGCAAACTGGAATTACTGGCTGCGCAGGATCGAGTGTTTGCCGACAGGGCTTCGGCCGCTTCCCCTATTGAAAGTGCGATCGCCAATTACGAAACCGCATTTCGGATGCAGACGCTGATTCCCGAGGTTTCCGATATCAGTCAGGAACCGGCGCACATTCAGCGCGAGTACGGTGTCGATTCTACAGACGAACATCAGCACTACTACGCGACTCAGGCGTTACGGGCCCGGCGGCTCGTGGAAGCGGGAGTCCGTTTTGTGGAGATCACCTGCCCCAGTTTTGACAGCAACAACAGCCCCTGGGACCAGCATGGACTGCTCAAGAAAAACCATGAGAAGAATGCGCGGATTACCGAACAATCTGTCGCGGCGTTGATTACCGACCTGAAACGTCGCGGAATGCTCGATGAAACCCTGGTCGTGTGGGCCGGTGAAATGGGGCGGACACCGCATACACCGAAAGTCACACCAACCTGCGGCCGCGACCATCATGTCAACGGATACAGTCTGTTTCTGGCCGGAGGTGGTTTCAAGCCGGGCATCACCTTTGGTGAGACCGACGAGTTCGGTAACGCGGTAGTCGAACGACCGCTTTCCATTCATGACATCCATGCGACGATCCTGCATCAGCTGGGGTTGGACCATGAAGCGCTGACATTCCGGCACGGCGGGCGTGATCATCGTCTGACCGACGTGCATGGTCATGTCATCCAGGAAATCTTGAGTTGA
- a CDS encoding alkaline phosphatase D family protein — MFDYKRLNEAVKAENGISRRLFLSYGAALSTLPLLGRASWANPSPVFQKDPFTLGVASGDPDPTSVILWTRLAPEPLQPNGGLGPEAIEVKWELAEDEGFQKLVASGTVQATPQLGHSVHVEPKGLKPDHWYWYRFQAGDAVSPVGRTRTMPEKTAMPEQLKFAFASCQNYEQGLFTAYEQMAQDDLDLVFHLGDYIYEYQSGRNGKIRTHFGPEIESLGDYRIRHSQYRADPLLHNMHAQCPWFVTWDDHEFDNNCADDVSEELDADPIDFMLRRANAYQAYYEMMPLRPGCLPQGPHMQLYRQGGFGRLADFLVLDTRQYRSDQPNGDKKSPLNQSALARSNSLLGGKQKNWLQSQLITSEATWNILAQQVMMGMVSFPSKEEERVYSMDQWPGCAYERMQLMKFIAERRVPNPVVLTGDIHSNWVNNLRVDDRKPETPVVATEFVGTSISSGGNGVQKRKEHADILSHNPCVQFQNSERGYVRCTLTPKNWVSDYMVVDDVTRPGGHVTPRASFVVEAGTPGAHPA; from the coding sequence ATGTTCGATTACAAACGGCTCAATGAAGCAGTCAAAGCTGAAAACGGTATCAGTCGGCGTCTCTTTCTTTCGTATGGTGCAGCGCTGTCAACGCTGCCTCTGCTGGGACGCGCCAGCTGGGCAAATCCTTCTCCCGTGTTTCAGAAAGATCCCTTTACCCTGGGAGTCGCTTCAGGCGATCCTGACCCCACCAGTGTGATTCTGTGGACCCGTCTGGCTCCTGAGCCCCTGCAGCCGAATGGGGGACTAGGTCCTGAGGCGATCGAAGTGAAATGGGAACTGGCTGAGGACGAAGGGTTCCAGAAGCTGGTTGCATCCGGGACCGTTCAGGCGACTCCTCAACTGGGCCATTCCGTGCATGTGGAACCCAAAGGCCTGAAGCCAGACCACTGGTACTGGTACCGTTTCCAGGCGGGTGATGCCGTCAGCCCCGTAGGCCGGACACGGACCATGCCCGAGAAAACGGCGATGCCGGAACAGCTCAAGTTTGCCTTCGCCTCCTGTCAGAACTATGAACAGGGGCTGTTTACCGCTTACGAGCAGATGGCACAGGACGATCTGGACCTGGTCTTCCACCTGGGCGATTATATTTATGAATATCAATCCGGAAGGAACGGAAAGATCCGTACGCATTTCGGTCCCGAGATCGAATCGCTGGGCGATTACCGGATTCGCCATTCCCAGTACCGTGCCGATCCGCTGCTGCACAACATGCACGCCCAATGTCCCTGGTTTGTGACCTGGGACGATCATGAGTTCGATAATAACTGTGCAGACGACGTCTCCGAAGAACTGGATGCTGACCCGATTGACTTCATGTTGCGGCGGGCGAACGCGTATCAGGCCTATTACGAAATGATGCCATTGCGTCCCGGCTGTCTGCCACAGGGACCGCACATGCAGCTCTACCGTCAGGGCGGCTTCGGTCGCCTGGCCGATTTCCTGGTGCTGGATACACGTCAGTACCGGAGCGATCAGCCCAACGGGGACAAGAAATCACCGCTCAATCAATCCGCACTGGCGCGCAGCAATTCACTGCTGGGCGGCAAGCAGAAAAACTGGTTGCAGTCACAGTTAATTACATCAGAGGCCACCTGGAACATACTGGCTCAACAGGTCATGATGGGCATGGTGAGTTTCCCTTCGAAAGAAGAGGAGCGGGTCTATTCCATGGATCAATGGCCCGGTTGTGCTTATGAACGGATGCAGCTGATGAAATTTATCGCAGAACGTCGTGTGCCGAACCCGGTCGTACTGACCGGGGATATTCACTCCAACTGGGTGAACAATCTGCGCGTGGATGACCGCAAGCCCGAAACACCAGTCGTGGCGACCGAGTTTGTCGGCACATCCATCAGCAGTGGCGGAAATGGCGTACAGAAACGCAAGGAACATGCCGATATTCTGTCCCACAACCCCTGTGTGCAGTTCCAGAACTCCGAGCGGGGTTATGTCCGCTGCACATTGACACCGAAAAACTGGGTCAGTGATTACATGGTTGTGGATGATGTCACCCGACCGGGAGGCCATGTCACACCGCGAGCATCATTCGTCGTGGAGGCGGGAACGCCTGGAGCCCATCCGGCTTAA
- a CDS encoding PAS domain-containing hybrid sensor histidine kinase/response regulator, whose product MGKRIIQSPALQAGLASLTFVLILILFHAYQPAPKPTVVFTADSQQQLISRLELQTTEIVKHLLLLQDPDQNTSSYHKLDELLNRWNEQHQQLRQSSNSISRSATVSAALMLDEQISPLFNQITNDVLQVLSGAQTPQAKLPAVLASEQKLMLLLAQYQSALSSGQLEDRAAAGASPGWFSGLILFGISYAICLYLFSQIQNRRQSLHQFQADLDSRARNLESNQSQLAASISATFHETWSWTKNTGEFWCSDTFWRVFGYSSEAEYPESQFDVFRSHLDPGNRGLLEAAVERHLQSGIPIDLEVRAENQLGHSRWVRIQARTLSAEDAEQLTIVGTAEDIHEYKLTKLQLNQSEKLLSRVGEVAKIGGWHLDLETKELFWTQETYAIHEVEPGYQPSIRNAYKFYAPEARPAIQNALERSLETGESWDLKLPFITAKGKHIWVRAQGELEYEQGHPVRLVGAFQDITEEKQREAEFLLLQYDEYTSRAHLDGVIRAATEVSIIATDHEGIITLFSPGAEQLLGYSAKEMIGMRTPECFHLPEEIEAHGRELSEALGRKIENFETFIALAQQGEVDKREWTYVRKDGSQRTVELTVTAIRDQYQQIEGYLGVAIDITEKKQNEKQLSRLATAVSKSTNGVVITDDQGRVEWVNDRFKEITGYGLEAVIGKTPGAVLQGEKTDPQAIEYMAQKVRAGESFETELINYHQSGTEYWVHIKADPILDADGNLTGFMAIENDITERKQAEQELLDSREKIRHLLDALPVAAYTCDTEGLITYYNQAAADFWGREPQLDHPEDRFCGSFRLYDTDGNSIPHEKCWMALALDTAKTLHGGEIVVESENGQRKTALAHVSPLFNFEGELTGAVNVLVDISDRMALEKSLREATVRLELCLKVLDQHAIVAETELNGTIRHVNEMFCKVSGYSETETIGKTHRIVNSGTHSQEFWKNVFRTIASEGMWQGEICNRRKNGELYWVDTTIATMKDGEGNSTGYLAIRNDITELKQAQEAALAASQSKSEFLANMSHEIRTPLTAILGYADLLKNDPEFATSARKRDQAVNTIQEAGNHLLTVINDILDLSKIEAQKVQLDYTTTQVFHILDHIESLLRPPATEKGVDLVTRIQNPIPDVIKSDPTRLRQILMNLVGNAVKFTEQGQIQLIVELSKQGDTSFLQFDIQDTGPGMSLEQAQKIFNAFSQADTSVTRQHGGTGLGLVISRKLARLMNGEVSLVRTEQGKGTCFRLTLPIETLPETRFITSRLQDDIENSEKPAPPATLTLPPGTRILLAEDGPDNQRLISFLLKKKGARVDVADNGAIALQKFQEAEREGQPYHLLLTDMQMPEMDGYTLASTLRKAGADLPIVALTAHAMSDDRQKCLDSGCNDYLSKPVNSKVLAKTLLHWVTQQTATETEPHAGL is encoded by the coding sequence CTGTTGTATTCACTGCTGATTCACAGCAGCAGTTAATCAGTCGACTTGAGTTACAGACTACAGAGATCGTCAAACATCTGCTGCTCCTCCAGGATCCGGATCAGAATACCAGCAGCTATCACAAACTCGACGAACTTCTGAATCGCTGGAATGAACAGCATCAGCAACTCAGGCAGTCATCAAACTCAATCAGTCGGTCAGCAACAGTTTCTGCAGCTTTAATGCTGGATGAACAGATTTCGCCACTCTTCAACCAGATTACAAACGACGTTCTCCAGGTTTTGTCAGGGGCTCAGACTCCGCAGGCAAAGTTGCCTGCAGTACTGGCCAGCGAGCAGAAACTGATGCTCCTGCTGGCCCAATATCAGTCCGCACTCTCTTCCGGACAGCTCGAGGATCGGGCTGCTGCCGGAGCCTCTCCTGGCTGGTTTTCCGGGTTGATCCTGTTTGGTATTTCCTATGCCATCTGTCTTTATCTGTTTTCGCAGATCCAAAATCGACGCCAGAGTCTGCATCAGTTCCAGGCAGATCTGGATTCGCGCGCACGGAATCTGGAGAGTAATCAATCACAACTGGCAGCTTCCATTTCTGCAACGTTTCATGAGACCTGGTCGTGGACGAAAAATACAGGCGAGTTCTGGTGCTCCGATACTTTCTGGCGCGTATTCGGATATTCTTCAGAGGCAGAGTACCCGGAATCTCAGTTTGATGTCTTTCGCAGTCACCTGGATCCAGGGAATCGGGGCTTATTGGAAGCAGCAGTCGAACGACATCTGCAGTCGGGAATTCCCATTGATCTGGAGGTCCGTGCTGAAAATCAGCTGGGGCACTCCCGTTGGGTACGCATTCAGGCCAGGACGCTCTCCGCGGAGGATGCCGAGCAACTGACCATCGTCGGAACGGCTGAAGACATCCATGAATACAAACTGACGAAGTTGCAGCTCAACCAGAGCGAAAAACTGTTATCACGCGTCGGGGAAGTAGCCAAAATCGGAGGCTGGCACCTGGATCTGGAGACGAAAGAACTGTTCTGGACACAGGAAACCTATGCGATCCATGAAGTAGAGCCGGGGTATCAGCCCTCGATCAGAAATGCTTATAAGTTTTATGCTCCCGAAGCGCGTCCCGCCATTCAGAATGCATTGGAGCGATCCCTGGAAACAGGAGAGTCCTGGGATCTGAAACTTCCATTTATCACTGCTAAAGGGAAGCATATCTGGGTGCGGGCACAGGGGGAGCTGGAATATGAACAGGGGCATCCGGTCAGGCTGGTCGGCGCCTTTCAGGATATTACTGAGGAAAAACAACGTGAAGCGGAATTCTTACTTTTGCAATATGACGAGTACACCTCCCGCGCACATCTGGATGGGGTGATCCGGGCCGCGACGGAAGTCTCGATTATTGCTACAGATCATGAAGGGATCATTACCCTGTTCAGTCCCGGGGCTGAGCAGCTGCTGGGCTATTCTGCAAAAGAAATGATTGGCATGCGGACCCCAGAATGTTTTCATCTTCCAGAAGAAATTGAAGCGCATGGTCGGGAACTGTCGGAAGCCCTCGGACGAAAAATTGAAAATTTTGAAACGTTTATTGCCCTGGCTCAGCAGGGGGAAGTTGATAAACGCGAATGGACTTATGTTCGTAAAGATGGCAGCCAGCGTACCGTTGAGCTGACAGTCACTGCAATTCGAGATCAGTATCAGCAGATCGAAGGCTACCTCGGTGTTGCCATCGATATCACCGAGAAAAAACAGAACGAAAAACAACTTTCACGGCTGGCAACCGCGGTGAGTAAGTCCACCAATGGCGTGGTAATCACCGACGACCAGGGGCGGGTTGAGTGGGTCAACGATCGGTTCAAGGAGATCACAGGCTACGGTCTCGAAGCGGTCATTGGCAAAACACCGGGCGCTGTCTTGCAGGGAGAGAAAACAGATCCTCAGGCGATCGAATATATGGCTCAGAAAGTCCGCGCTGGTGAAAGCTTCGAAACGGAACTGATTAACTATCATCAATCAGGAACGGAGTACTGGGTCCATATCAAGGCCGACCCGATTCTGGACGCCGACGGTAATCTCACCGGTTTCATGGCGATTGAAAACGATATTACGGAGCGAAAGCAGGCGGAGCAGGAACTGCTGGACAGCCGGGAAAAAATTCGTCATCTGCTCGATGCACTACCGGTGGCAGCCTATACCTGCGATACCGAGGGGCTGATTACCTACTATAATCAGGCGGCTGCGGATTTCTGGGGACGGGAACCGCAGCTTGATCACCCGGAAGATCGTTTCTGTGGTTCTTTCAGATTATATGACACCGATGGAAATTCCATTCCACATGAGAAGTGCTGGATGGCACTGGCCCTGGATACCGCCAAAACACTCCACGGGGGGGAAATTGTTGTCGAATCTGAAAATGGTCAACGCAAAACCGCCCTGGCCCATGTCAGTCCCCTGTTCAATTTTGAAGGTGAACTCACAGGAGCCGTCAACGTACTGGTGGATATCTCTGATCGGATGGCACTGGAAAAATCGCTTCGGGAAGCAACGGTCCGGCTGGAGTTGTGCCTCAAGGTTCTGGATCAGCATGCCATTGTGGCGGAGACGGAACTGAATGGTACCATTCGCCATGTAAATGAAATGTTCTGTAAAGTCAGTGGGTATTCAGAAACGGAAACCATCGGAAAGACACACCGCATTGTCAATTCAGGAACTCACTCTCAGGAATTCTGGAAAAACGTTTTCCGGACGATTGCTTCAGAGGGGATGTGGCAGGGAGAGATCTGCAATCGTCGTAAAAATGGCGAACTGTACTGGGTCGATACGACGATCGCGACCATGAAAGACGGCGAAGGGAATTCCACCGGTTATCTCGCGATCCGAAATGATATTACTGAACTTAAACAGGCACAGGAAGCGGCACTGGCTGCATCGCAAAGTAAGAGTGAGTTCCTGGCCAATATGAGTCACGAAATCCGTACTCCGCTGACTGCCATCCTGGGTTACGCTGACCTGCTGAAAAATGATCCCGAATTTGCGACCTCAGCCAGGAAACGGGATCAGGCGGTCAATACGATTCAGGAGGCTGGTAACCATCTGCTGACGGTCATCAATGACATCCTGGATCTCTCCAAGATTGAGGCGCAGAAAGTTCAGCTGGATTATACAACGACACAGGTATTCCACATTCTGGATCACATCGAAAGTCTGCTTCGTCCACCGGCGACGGAAAAAGGAGTTGATCTGGTAACCCGGATTCAGAATCCCATCCCCGATGTCATCAAAAGCGACCCGACTCGACTGCGACAGATTTTGATGAATCTCGTCGGGAATGCAGTCAAATTCACCGAACAGGGGCAAATTCAACTGATAGTGGAACTGTCTAAACAGGGAGACACTTCGTTCCTGCAGTTCGATATCCAGGATACCGGCCCAGGCATGTCGCTCGAACAGGCACAAAAGATATTCAACGCGTTTTCTCAGGCCGATACCTCGGTCACCCGGCAGCATGGGGGGACAGGGCTGGGGCTGGTCATTTCCCGTAAACTGGCCCGTTTGATGAATGGAGAAGTCTCGCTGGTTCGGACCGAACAGGGCAAAGGAACCTGCTTCCGCTTGACTCTACCCATCGAAACGTTACCCGAGACGCGGTTTATCACCAGCCGTTTACAGGACGACATCGAAAATTCGGAAAAACCGGCGCCTCCGGCTACTCTCACGCTCCCCCCAGGGACGCGGATCCTGCTCGCCGAGGATGGGCCCGACAATCAGCGACTGATTTCTTTTCTGCTCAAGAAGAAAGGGGCCAGGGTCGATGTGGCTGACAATGGTGCGATCGCACTCCAGAAATTCCAGGAAGCGGAGCGGGAGGGACAGCCTTACCATCTGCTGCTGACAGATATGCAGATGCCTGAAATGGATGGCTACACGCTGGCCAGCACACTGCGCAAAGCAGGGGCAGATCTGCCCATCGTCGCTCTGACCGCGCATGCGATGTCGGACGATCGACAGAAGTGCCTCGACTCTGGCTGTAATGATTATTTGAGTAAACCGGTCAACAGTAAAGTACTCGCAAAAACTCTCCTGCACTGGGTGACACAGCAGACTGCGACTGAGACCGAACCACACGCAGGGCTCTGA
- a CDS encoding PSD1 and planctomycete cytochrome C domain-containing protein yields MFPASRFILPRVLPACLTLLCLFTAGPLCAEKPSPGLELFENKIRPVLIEHCYECHSAATTDIKGGLRVDSRDALRSGGESGAAVVPHRAKESLLLDALKHESFEMPPGKKLSDEVIADFVKWVELGAPDSRDKPPTLDEAASLSWKAIFEKRRHWWSLQPLQKVTPPVVTDNDWSERPVDHFLLQKLRQSGLEPAEAASPRTLIRRLSFVLTGLPPSPAEVERFVTEAKQNRQAAYERLVDRLLASPHFGERFARHWMDVVRYTDTYGYEWDNPAKGSWEYRDYLIRAFNQDVGFDQLVREQIAGDLLPEPRIDHQSGFHESLIGPMFYHMGEHRHGDSINFNGIHQEMINNKIDAFSKAFLASTVACARCHDHKLDAISQRDYYALAAVFMTPRWTSRVIDAPGKHDALIRQLQNLRGEIHQKLKQSWRAQAEQFRSELTAAIAESADSPRSQLWREALGLKNAKKQKKAAELKPDDIAWPAAQLLKVTTPAEIKTSWAQLQTAWRTASETHRRQNAERFQVLTDFSEPGFPEGWQMEGDGIRYGYVTDGTPLIALEGEQLIQQLLPRGYHTHALSSKLPGAIRPPSERDLPGKIVSLKLAGGEWSGFLRVPDNAFQTENVIFFDRSEPAWQTFADRPLVNGIQRIMFEIATSDLNPDFPPRTGKTRAGGKLLPPEDFGFDKRSWFSVTEIVSHDQTGTPADELERFASLYEQPAPKNSTAVCQHIGNWLTESVDRWSRDQASSADVELINWLLEKQLLNNNSAAGSRLKKLVSEYRQLEEKLPFAHTANSMDERGLTEVSYPLNIRGNVDDPGKLISPDFLDVFAGRHQVPQSPGSGRLELAEYLVSPQHPLTARVYVNRVWQWVFGEGLVRTPNDFGHLGEQPTHPELLDYLAQEFTKGGWSTKRLIRRLVLTEAFQQSGIVSDQARNIDADNRLWHHYPTRRLEAEAIRDALLAVSGRLDRRLYGRPIAAPRPKPDPSKRLFNGPLDGAGRRSIYLQMSIMDPPRFLVGFNLPDLKLPTGKRDVTNVPNQALILMNDPFVMSQAEEWAKRLLADSSDTVEQRLQQMFLAAYGRSPDAGEIERWMALIRDLGNTREQTVLLDNPEVWQHVAHAMFNTKEFIYYR; encoded by the coding sequence ATGTTTCCGGCCAGTCGATTTATTTTACCGAGAGTGTTGCCAGCGTGTCTGACACTGCTGTGTCTGTTCACAGCAGGTCCTCTATGTGCAGAGAAGCCTTCCCCCGGCCTGGAACTATTCGAGAACAAAATCCGTCCCGTGCTGATTGAGCATTGTTACGAATGTCATTCCGCAGCGACCACGGATATCAAGGGAGGGCTCCGCGTTGACAGTCGCGATGCGCTGCGCAGCGGTGGTGAGTCGGGCGCTGCAGTTGTGCCGCATCGAGCAAAGGAGAGCCTGTTGCTCGATGCACTCAAACACGAATCATTCGAAATGCCTCCGGGCAAAAAACTGTCGGACGAAGTGATTGCCGACTTTGTGAAGTGGGTGGAACTGGGAGCGCCGGACTCACGTGACAAACCACCTACGCTCGATGAAGCAGCCTCGCTTTCGTGGAAGGCGATTTTCGAAAAACGGCGGCACTGGTGGAGCCTGCAACCGCTGCAGAAAGTGACTCCCCCTGTCGTCACAGACAACGACTGGTCTGAACGACCGGTCGACCATTTCCTGTTGCAGAAATTACGTCAGTCTGGCTTAGAGCCAGCGGAAGCAGCGAGTCCAAGAACTCTAATCAGGCGACTCTCCTTTGTATTGACGGGACTGCCCCCGTCCCCTGCTGAAGTGGAACGGTTTGTTACGGAAGCAAAGCAGAATCGCCAGGCTGCCTACGAAAGGCTCGTCGACCGGTTGCTGGCTTCGCCTCACTTTGGCGAGCGGTTTGCCCGGCACTGGATGGACGTCGTGCGATACACGGATACCTATGGCTATGAATGGGATAACCCGGCAAAAGGTTCCTGGGAGTACCGGGATTATCTGATTCGGGCATTCAACCAGGATGTGGGCTTTGATCAACTGGTGCGCGAGCAGATTGCCGGCGATCTGTTACCGGAGCCGCGGATCGATCACCAGAGTGGTTTCCACGAAAGCCTGATCGGGCCGATGTTTTATCATATGGGCGAGCATCGTCACGGCGACAGCATCAATTTTAATGGCATCCACCAGGAGATGATCAACAATAAGATCGATGCGTTCTCGAAAGCGTTTCTGGCAAGTACAGTCGCCTGTGCCCGCTGTCACGATCATAAGCTGGATGCGATTTCGCAACGGGATTATTATGCCCTGGCGGCCGTCTTCATGACCCCGCGCTGGACGTCACGTGTGATCGATGCACCGGGGAAACATGATGCGCTGATCAGGCAACTACAGAACCTGCGTGGTGAAATCCATCAGAAATTAAAGCAAAGCTGGCGTGCCCAGGCGGAACAGTTTCGTTCTGAACTGACTGCAGCAATAGCTGAATCGGCTGATTCCCCGCGCAGCCAACTCTGGCGTGAAGCACTGGGTTTAAAAAACGCTAAGAAACAGAAGAAAGCAGCGGAATTGAAACCGGATGACATCGCCTGGCCGGCAGCGCAACTGTTAAAAGTGACGACTCCTGCCGAAATCAAAACCAGCTGGGCTCAACTGCAGACGGCCTGGCGCACCGCCAGTGAGACACATCGACGGCAAAACGCGGAGCGGTTTCAGGTCCTGACGGACTTCTCAGAGCCTGGATTCCCCGAGGGCTGGCAGATGGAAGGGGACGGCATTCGCTATGGATACGTCACTGATGGCACGCCCTTGATTGCGCTGGAGGGGGAGCAACTGATTCAGCAACTGCTGCCACGCGGCTATCACACGCATGCACTCTCTTCGAAATTACCGGGCGCGATCCGACCTCCCTCTGAACGGGATCTGCCAGGAAAGATTGTCAGCCTGAAGCTGGCGGGGGGAGAATGGAGCGGCTTTCTCCGTGTGCCCGACAATGCCTTCCAGACCGAGAACGTAATCTTCTTCGACCGGAGTGAACCAGCCTGGCAGACCTTTGCCGACCGTCCCCTGGTGAACGGTATCCAGCGGATCATGTTTGAAATTGCGACCAGTGATCTGAATCCCGATTTTCCGCCCCGCACAGGCAAGACCCGCGCCGGTGGCAAACTTCTGCCTCCAGAGGACTTTGGTTTCGACAAACGGAGCTGGTTCAGTGTGACCGAAATAGTCAGCCACGATCAGACAGGAACGCCCGCCGATGAACTGGAACGGTTTGCCTCTCTGTATGAACAGCCTGCCCCCAAAAATTCGACCGCGGTCTGCCAGCACATCGGAAACTGGCTCACCGAAAGCGTGGATCGCTGGAGTAGAGATCAGGCGAGTTCTGCTGATGTGGAGCTGATTAACTGGCTGCTGGAGAAACAGCTGCTCAATAACAATTCAGCAGCTGGTTCGCGTCTCAAAAAACTGGTTTCTGAGTATCGTCAGCTAGAGGAAAAGCTACCGTTTGCTCACACGGCCAACAGCATGGATGAGCGTGGCTTGACCGAAGTCTCTTACCCACTGAATATTCGCGGGAATGTCGATGATCCAGGCAAACTCATTTCCCCTGATTTTCTGGATGTCTTTGCCGGCCGGCACCAGGTTCCCCAGAGTCCGGGCAGCGGTCGGCTGGAACTCGCGGAATATCTGGTCAGCCCACAGCACCCCCTGACTGCACGTGTCTATGTCAACCGGGTCTGGCAGTGGGTCTTTGGTGAGGGACTGGTCAGAACTCCCAATGACTTCGGACACCTGGGAGAACAACCCACGCATCCAGAACTGCTGGACTATCTGGCACAGGAATTTACCAAAGGGGGCTGGTCGACCAAACGTCTGATTCGCAGGCTGGTGCTCACCGAAGCATTTCAACAGTCAGGAATCGTGTCAGACCAGGCAAGGAATATCGATGCGGACAATCGCCTGTGGCATCACTATCCCACCCGGCGGCTGGAGGCGGAAGCGATTCGCGATGCGCTGCTGGCTGTATCCGGCAGACTGGACCGCCGCTTATATGGTCGACCGATCGCTGCTCCCCGCCCCAAACCGGATCCCTCAAAACGATTATTCAACGGACCTTTAGATGGTGCGGGACGACGATCCATCTATCTGCAGATGTCGATTATGGACCCACCCCGGTTTCTGGTTGGCTTCAATCTGCCCGACCTGAAACTGCCCACTGGAAAACGGGATGTGACGAATGTCCCCAATCAGGCATTAATCCTGATGAACGATCCGTTCGTAATGTCTCAAGCAGAGGAGTGGGCCAAACGACTGCTCGCTGATTCTTCTGACACAGTTGAGCAGCGACTGCAGCAGATGTTTCTCGCTGCTTATGGACGCAGTCCGGATGCCGGTGAAATTGAACGCTGGATGGCTCTGATTCGAGATCTGGGAAACACGCGTGAACAGACAGTGCTGTTAGACAACCCAGAAGTCTGGCAGCACGTGGCACACGCGATGTTTAATACCAAAGAATTCATTTATTACCGGTGA